A single genomic interval of Asinibacterium sp. OR53 harbors:
- the drt3b gene encoding antiviral reverse transcriptase Drt3b, translating to MKRKKIPINYSKERVILSDVLPFEIPITYSNRHFYNFLVKNKIKVAVSPDGCKKIVWPKEDLFIEEILKLLLGFKEEKVILNNEIKISDITDLKKIPFSFKISHKESDFRDLTIIHPKNQLDIIDFYEKYRDTILYYSNISRFSIRKPNKVAKYIYQKPKKLKKEFGREIDEKNDAFSKTSYKNLKHYFHIKEYSNIHRFYESYQYHQCEKKYNKLFKFDISKCFDSIYTHSIAWALLNKEIVKDTFPDVHSTFAGLFDKLMQNLNYGETNGIIIGSEFSRIFAELILQQIDDAVYKELRKEGKVHKKDYEVFRYVDDYFVFYNEETTKESIHSLFKLELRKYKLHLNDSKSKLYDKPIITELSIAKQKISDLLNKDLTFKVNEQDKTVEVDKMVEEESSIDNDIEESKEAKYKIYVSSNKLITRFKTIIKETKVEYKDILNYVLASIDKKVEKLISTYDESEKNIKKEKTYTEAFLQILDVAFFLYSASPRVNSTIKLCVIIDRITSFINRNNKDKSDTFSFDNKHKVFKKISDEVSQVLNKNKSSEHIQVETLYLLVALRELGREYRLDIRALCKYFNIEINNADEKKFEIRPLNYFSITVLFFYIKDADRYKHLRYALMKHVTSLFKVEGRDNIRKKAELVFLLMDMLTCPYLDDQTKTDKEIKYRYKKKLLSLSGVDSTKHIGIIEKEKFWFTKWTDFKFGHELEAKRSQEVYS from the coding sequence ATGAAACGCAAAAAAATACCAATTAATTACTCAAAGGAACGGGTTATTCTTTCTGACGTTTTACCATTTGAAATTCCAATAACTTATTCAAACAGACATTTCTATAATTTTCTTGTTAAAAATAAAATCAAAGTAGCAGTAAGTCCTGACGGCTGTAAAAAAATTGTTTGGCCAAAGGAGGATTTATTCATTGAAGAGATTCTAAAACTTCTATTGGGTTTTAAAGAAGAAAAAGTAATTCTGAATAATGAAATTAAGATTAGTGATATAACTGACTTGAAGAAAATCCCATTCAGTTTTAAAATTTCTCACAAGGAGAGTGATTTCAGAGACCTTACAATTATTCATCCAAAAAATCAATTAGATATAATTGATTTTTATGAAAAATATAGGGATACGATTTTATACTATTCAAACATCAGTCGATTTTCAATTAGAAAACCCAACAAAGTTGCAAAATACATTTATCAAAAACCAAAAAAGTTAAAAAAAGAATTTGGAAGAGAGATTGATGAAAAAAATGACGCCTTTTCCAAAACAAGTTATAAGAACCTCAAACATTATTTTCACATAAAGGAATACAGTAACATTCATAGATTTTATGAATCTTATCAATATCATCAATGCGAGAAAAAATATAACAAGCTTTTCAAGTTTGATATTTCTAAATGCTTTGACAGTATCTACACCCATTCTATTGCTTGGGCTTTGCTCAACAAAGAAATTGTGAAGGACACTTTCCCAGATGTGCACTCTACATTCGCAGGTTTGTTTGATAAGTTAATGCAAAACCTTAATTACGGTGAGACCAATGGAATAATAATTGGTTCAGAGTTCTCAAGAATATTTGCAGAATTGATTTTGCAACAAATAGATGATGCTGTTTATAAAGAATTGAGAAAGGAAGGGAAAGTTCACAAAAAGGATTATGAAGTATTTCGTTATGTGGATGACTACTTTGTTTTTTATAATGAGGAGACCACCAAGGAATCTATACACTCACTTTTTAAACTGGAATTGAGAAAGTACAAATTGCATCTGAATGATTCAAAATCAAAATTGTATGACAAGCCAATAATAACAGAGTTAAGTATTGCCAAGCAAAAAATTAGCGATCTGTTGAATAAAGATTTAACCTTTAAAGTAAATGAGCAAGACAAAACTGTAGAAGTTGACAAGATGGTGGAAGAAGAATCTTCAATTGACAATGATATTGAAGAAAGTAAAGAAGCTAAATACAAAATTTATGTTAGCTCCAATAAATTAATTACGAGATTTAAGACTATTATTAAAGAAACAAAGGTCGAGTATAAAGACATACTCAATTATGTTTTGGCATCAATTGACAAGAAGGTTGAGAAACTAATTTCCACTTACGATGAATCAGAAAAAAATATCAAAAAGGAAAAGACATATACAGAAGCATTTCTACAAATCCTTGATGTGGCTTTTTTTCTATATTCGGCTTCGCCTAGGGTAAACTCAACTATTAAGTTATGTGTGATAATCGATAGGATCACATCATTTATTAACCGGAACAATAAAGACAAATCTGATACATTTTCCTTTGACAACAAACACAAAGTTTTCAAAAAGATTTCAGATGAAGTAAGTCAGGTGTTGAATAAAAACAAATCTTCCGAACATATTCAAGTTGAAACTCTTTACCTATTAGTTGCATTAAGAGAACTGGGTAGAGAATATAGATTAGATATAAGGGCACTGTGTAAATATTTTAACATTGAGATAAATAATGCAGACGAAAAGAAGTTTGAAATACGCCCTCTAAATTACTTTTCAATCACCGTTCTGTTTTTTTACATTAAGGATGCTGATCGATACAAACATTTGCGATATGCATTAATGAAACATGTTACATCATTGTTTAAAGTTGAGGGAAGGGACAATATTAGAAAGAAGGCCGAACTGGTCTTTCTGCTTATGGATATGTTGACTTGTCCATATCTCGACGACCAAACGAAAACTGACAAGGAGATTAAATACCGATACAAGAAGAAATTGCTATCTTTATCTGGGGTAGATTCAACGAAGCACATTGGTATAATCGAAAAAGAAAAGTTTTGGTTTACAAAGTGGACTGACTTTAAATTTGGTCACGAACTTGAAGCAAAACGAAGTCAGGAAGTTTATAGTTGA
- a CDS encoding SMP-30/gluconolactonase/LRE family protein, producing the protein MNSIITLFQFVLIIITLLLAVLSSFRIAIFSAWTSLFARSRVGRILQILLLWVAFLVALLGIAIPFFAFFSACLAFLSSIPLALRANHVKGFGGWSLPVVLATVSVFVAAGQPLGLKVLALPKADSLPFRPVAYRVVKTYEEGFGFEGIAASNNGNLYLSGNQDLDFTRSDYYHSAKGKLIERKPDGTEKILFQTPLGFTAGVPVIAEDGSVYLTSHGDTSCIWHIDTSGKANKLAQLPKGAWPNGIDIGPDHMLYSPDSHLGVIWRINPATGSVEEALRDQALLARQFIALAPGANGLHFKGRDMIVTVSDRTTILVYSMDEQGSFGPAKLLAKGIPSDDFAIRQDGSLFITTHPYNTIVHISPSGERIIIGKEQQHILGPTDAVFGRSPSDQNTLYIVTDGGAFTRGAKSRGELIAMEP; encoded by the coding sequence ATGAATAGTATCATCACCCTCTTTCAGTTTGTCTTAATAATAATCACGCTGCTGCTGGCAGTATTATCCAGTTTCCGGATAGCGATTTTTTCTGCATGGACTTCTTTATTCGCACGGTCACGCGTTGGAAGAATCTTGCAGATATTACTTCTCTGGGTTGCCTTTTTGGTGGCTCTGCTTGGGATTGCTATTCCCTTTTTCGCTTTCTTTAGCGCCTGCCTGGCTTTTCTTTCATCAATTCCGCTGGCGCTTCGGGCTAATCATGTAAAAGGTTTTGGGGGATGGTCTTTGCCGGTTGTTTTAGCCACTGTTTCAGTTTTTGTTGCAGCAGGTCAGCCGCTGGGTCTGAAAGTGCTGGCCCTGCCTAAAGCAGATAGCCTGCCCTTCCGTCCGGTTGCTTATCGCGTGGTGAAGACATACGAGGAAGGATTTGGTTTTGAAGGGATCGCAGCAAGTAATAATGGAAACCTATACTTATCTGGTAACCAGGATCTTGACTTTACAAGGAGTGATTACTATCACAGTGCAAAGGGAAAACTGATTGAGCGAAAACCGGATGGCACTGAGAAAATCCTTTTTCAAACACCCCTTGGATTTACAGCTGGCGTACCTGTTATCGCCGAAGATGGTTCTGTTTACCTGACCAGTCACGGCGATACTTCATGTATCTGGCATATTGATACAAGCGGTAAGGCAAATAAACTTGCACAGTTACCTAAAGGTGCCTGGCCCAATGGTATAGATATCGGACCGGATCATATGCTGTATTCCCCCGACAGTCATTTGGGTGTTATCTGGCGCATCAACCCAGCTACAGGAAGCGTAGAAGAAGCGCTGCGTGATCAGGCATTATTAGCCCGTCAATTTATTGCACTGGCACCCGGAGCCAACGGCCTGCATTTTAAGGGGCGGGATATGATTGTGACAGTTTCAGACAGAACAACTATTCTTGTCTATTCAATGGATGAGCAGGGAAGTTTCGGTCCGGCAAAATTGTTAGCCAAAGGAATTCCCAGCGACGATTTCGCCATCAGACAGGACGGATCTTTATTCATTACAACTCATCCCTATAACACAATTGTACATATTTCCCCTAGTGGAGAACGAATCATTATCGGCAAAGAACAACAGCACATATTGGGTCCAACCGATGCAGTTTTTGGAAGGTCCCCTTCAGATCAGAATACATTGTACATAGTAACCGATGGAGGAGCTTTCACCCGAGGCGCTAAATCACGCGGAGAACTCATTGCGATGGAGCCATGA
- a CDS encoding VapE domain-containing protein: MTDKKRFKIQFKKYLVRCVACALEPTVFNKQVFVLVGEGQNTGKSTFCRWLCPTELNDYFTEYVSQDKDGLIALSSNFLINLDELATLSKVEINALKSFISKDKISVRLPYAKRSTTQPRRANFIGSTNNDEFLVDETGNVRWQCFEVAGIINFAYMKDININDIWRQAYTLYKSGFQYQLTAEELKENEKANSKHLISSSEIELIDKYFQSASRNEGEFKTATDILDFLALRHPAIKLNDRKIGKAMKILGFEKISNYTAEKKHSVKGYFVIAKT; this comes from the coding sequence ATCACCGATAAAAAAAGATTTAAAATCCAATTCAAAAAATATTTAGTTCGCTGTGTTGCATGCGCTTTAGAACCTACTGTATTTAATAAACAGGTTTTTGTACTTGTTGGGGAGGGGCAGAATACCGGAAAATCTACTTTTTGCAGATGGCTTTGTCCAACTGAGCTGAATGATTATTTTACAGAATATGTATCACAAGACAAAGACGGGCTAATTGCATTATCATCAAATTTTCTAATCAATCTTGATGAATTGGCAACCTTATCAAAAGTCGAGATTAATGCGCTAAAAAGCTTTATTAGCAAAGACAAAATAAGTGTACGCCTACCCTACGCTAAAAGAAGTACCACACAACCACGTAGAGCAAATTTTATAGGTTCAACAAATAATGATGAATTTTTAGTAGACGAAACAGGGAATGTACGATGGCAATGCTTTGAGGTTGCCGGAATAATCAATTTCGCCTATATGAAAGATATTAACATAAACGACATTTGGCGACAAGCTTATACGCTTTACAAAAGTGGCTTTCAATATCAACTAACCGCAGAGGAACTCAAAGAGAATGAAAAAGCTAATAGTAAACATCTAATCAGTAGTTCGGAGATTGAATTAATTGATAAATACTTCCAATCAGCTTCAAGAAATGAAGGAGAATTTAAGACCGCAACTGATATTTTGGATTTTCTAGCCCTTAGACATCCTGCTATAAAACTAAATGACAGAAAAATTGGAAAAGCAATGAAGATTTTGGGATTTGAAAAAATAAGCAACTACACTGCTGAAAAGAAGCATTCAGTAAAAGGTTATTTTGTAATTGCAAAAACTTAA
- a CDS encoding IS3 family transposase (programmed frameshift), whose translation MKKGRFTEAQIVSAMKKQESGIAVKEIAREMGISEATFYNWKAKYGGMEVSDVVKMKQMEAEISEYKKIVAELSLENRAMKNLIAKKFLTPEAKRETVHHLMEEEQLSNRKACELAGISRNTYRYQPKPKDDSEVQDALTVLTTKHVAIGFWQCCYRLWNKGHEWNHKRIYRVYTDMKLNIRRRGKKRLPERIKQPLNVPTAPNQVWSIDFMTDTLVDGRRFRLFNVMDDFNRESLAIEVDTSLPALRVIRVLERLIVQRGKPANIRCDNGPEFISHKLEEWCNDEQRQITIQFIQPGKPTQNAYIERKNGSIRREVLNAYLFYRLSEVREQTEEWRIDYNTERPHKSLGYLSPIRYAQMMEERKNLILENSN comes from the exons ATGAAAAAAGGAAGATTTACCGAAGCGCAGATTGTATCTGCAATGAAGAAACAGGAATCAGGAATTGCTGTTAAAGAGATTGCCCGAGAGATGGGTATCAGCGAAGCAACGTTTTACAATTGGAAGGCTAAGTATGGAGGCATGGAAGTGAGTGATGTTGTAAAAATGAAGCAGATGGAAGCTGAGATCAGTGAGTACAAGAAGATCGTGGCGGAGTTAAGCCTGGAGAACCGGGCAATGAAGAACCTGATCGCAAAAAAGT TTTTAACGCCTGAAGCGAAACGGGAAACTGTTCATCATCTGATGGAAGAAGAGCAGTTAAGTAACCGTAAGGCGTGCGAACTGGCAGGTATATCCCGCAACACCTACCGGTATCAACCAAAACCTAAGGATGACAGTGAAGTTCAGGATGCACTGACGGTTTTAACAACCAAACATGTTGCCATTGGATTTTGGCAGTGTTGCTATCGTCTTTGGAATAAAGGGCATGAATGGAATCATAAACGGATCTATCGGGTATACACAGATATGAAGCTGAATATCCGTCGCAGAGGCAAGAAACGGCTCCCAGAGCGGATAAAGCAACCCTTAAACGTTCCAACAGCACCTAACCAGGTATGGAGCATTGATTTTATGACCGACACGCTCGTAGATGGCAGAAGGTTCCGATTGTTCAATGTGATGGATGATTTTAACCGTGAATCGCTGGCGATAGAGGTTGACACCTCACTTCCGGCACTCAGGGTGATCAGGGTACTGGAAAGACTGATTGTTCAGCGAGGCAAGCCTGCCAATATCCGTTGCGACAATGGCCCAGAGTTTATCAGCCACAAACTGGAAGAGTGGTGCAATGATGAGCAAAGACAGATTACGATACAATTTATTCAACCGGGGAAACCCACACAAAATGCATACATAGAAAGGAAGAATGGAAGCATCAGAAGAGAAGTATTGAATGCTTACCTGTTTTATCGTTTGTCAGAAGTGAGAGAACAGACCGAAGAGTGGAGGATCGACTATAACACTGAACGACCACACAAATCGTTAGGTTATCTCTCACCGATCAGGTATGCGCAAATGATGGAAGAACGAAAAAACCTTATCTTAGAAAACTCTAACTAA